One segment of Brassica napus cultivar Da-Ae chromosome C3, Da-Ae, whole genome shotgun sequence DNA contains the following:
- the LOC106384456 gene encoding glutathione S-transferase T3-like: MDSRNYQTQSSSYVGLLYSQHGSGLHENFPYESFHSSVNFGESEIPPFSSQQAEHTPVDTPVERHVRRKWSPADDVVLISAWLNTSKDAVVGNDQKLGTFWKRVGEYYAASPHGLQDGEKRGDLTCKKRWHRIHDQVTKFCGAYSAAERQIGRGESDTDVLKKAHDIFYSDQQTKFTLERAWCVLRFEQKWLSLNTPKATASSKRKDGETDSSTTVLD; this comes from the coding sequence ATGGATTCAAGAAATTATCAAACTCAGTCCTCTAGTTACGTAGGACTGCTTTACAGTCAACATGGAAGTGGTCTccatgaaaactttccttatgaaAGTTTTCATTCAAGTGTTAACTTTGGAGAATCGGAGATCCCTCCCTTCAGTTCACAACAAGCTGAACACACGCCAGTAGACACACCAGTGGAGCGTCATGTTAGACGCAAATGGAGCCCAGCTGATGACGTGGTTCTAATCTCTGCGTGGCTTAACACTTCGAAGGATGCCGTTGTTGGAAATGACCAGAAGTTGGGGACCTTCTGGAAACGGGTTGGAGAGTATTATGCAGCAAGTCCACATGGTCTACAGGATGGTGAAAAGAGAGGGGATCTTACTTGTAAGAAGAGGTGGCACAGAATACACGATCAGGTTACCAAGTTCTGTGGGGCATACTCAGCAGCAGAGAGACAAATTGGCAGAGGTGAGAGTGACACTGATGTTCTCAAGAAGGCTCACGACATCTTCTACTCTGATCAGCAAACCAAGTTTACCCTTGAGCGTGCTTGGTGTGTGTTGCGCTTTGAACAAAAATGGCTTAGCCTTAACACTCCAAAAGCCACTGCCAGTTCAAAGAGAAAGGATGGTGAGACAGATTCAAGCACCACTGTCCTTGATTAG